The genomic region GTAGGAAATGCGGAAATAGGGGCTCATGCCATAGGCGGCACCCTGTACAGTCGCGACGTGATGCTCGTCCACGAGCGCCATGACGAAATCGACGTCGGTCTCGATCTTGCGCCCGCCCTTCGTGGTCTTGCCGATCAATCCGGAGATGTTGGGATAGATGTAGAAGGCGCCGTCGGGCTTGTGGCAGCGCAGCCCTTCGATCTTCGCCAGCTGGCCGAGGACGAAATCGCGTCTTTCCCTGTAGATTGCCGCCCGCTCCTTGAGGAGATCTTGAGGCCCGTCCAGCGCGGCAATGGCCGCGGCCTGCGTGACGGTGGTGATCCCGCCACCATTTTGACCGTTGACGTTGCTGATCGCGGCGATCAGTTCCTTCGAACCGCTGGCGCAATACCCCAACCGCCAGCCCGTCATAGCATAGGCCTTGGAAACACCATTCATCGTCAGGACGCGATCGTAGAGACTGGGGTCAGCATCGGCGATTGTGCAAAACTCGAACTCACCATAGATCAGAAACTCGTAGATGTCGTCGGTGAGAATCCAGACCTGCGGATGACGGTGCATGACCTCCGCGATCGCGGCCATGTCTGCACGCGAGCAGGCCGCCCCTGTCGGATTGTTCGGGAAGTTCAGGATAAGCCACTTGGTGCGCGGCGTGATCGCCGCTTCGAGATCCTCGGGGCGCAGCTTGAAACCGGCCTGTTCGAAACACGGCACGGCCACCGGAATACCGCCGGCGAACTTGACGATATCGGCATAGCTGACCCACGACGGTGTGGGAATGACGACTTCATCGCCCGGATTGCAGGTCGCGAGCATCGCATTGAAGATCACCTGCTTGCCGCCGCCGGAAACGACGATCTGGCTGGCATTGTAATCAAGATTGTTGTCCCGCTTGAACTTCCTGCTGACCGCGGCCTTGAGCGCCGGCGTTCCATCCATCGGTGGATACTTGGTGTCGCCGCTGAGTGCTGCTGCATGGGCCGCCTCGATCGCATGAGCCGGCGTCGGAAAGTCCGGCTCCCCGGAGGAAAGGCTGACAACCTTGATGCCCCTGGCGGCCAGCTCCCTGGCACGTTGGGTCATGGCTGCGGAAGCGGAGATGGAAACGTTTTTTAGACGGTCGGCTATGGAAGACATCGACATGATCTTTCGGTGAGATGAACCGTAGGGCTCAATCAGGAAGCAAGTTCGGCCGCAGGCGCGAAGGTAGCGCCGGAAGCCTCCATTTCGCTGCGGATGATGCGGGCAAGCTCCAGCGCGCCGGGCGTATCGCTATGGACGAGGATCGATCGGGCCGTCATTGCGATGACAGTGCCGTCGATGGCCTCGACGGTACCGTCGGTCAGGAACTGGCGAACGCGCACCCGCACGGAGGCCTCGTCCTTGACCAGGGCGCCCGGCAGACCGCGCGCCACCAGCTTGCCACCGCCGTCATAGGCGCGGTCTGCCAAAAACAGCGCCAGCGTCTTGAGCCCGGCACGTTTCGCCGCCCTTTCGATTTCGCTCTTAGGAGAAACGAATACCACGAGGCGCGAGTCTACAGTGGAAATGGCATCCATCATCAGATCGGCGAGCACGGGATCGCGATTGACCATATTGCCCATGGCTGCATGAAAGCTGAAATGGCCGACGGTCACGCCTTCGCTCTTGGCGATCGCGCTCAGCGCGCCGAGCTGGTAGAGCATCTGCTGGCGAAGTTCATCCGGATGGAATGAAATCTCGCGCCGCCCGAAACCGGCCCGATCCGGAAGGCCTGGATGCGCACCGATGCCGACGCCGTTTTGTTTCGCAAGACGCACCATGCGCGCCATCGTGTCCGGGTCACCGCCGTGAAAGCCGCAGGCGATGTTGGCGGATGATACGATCTTCATCATCGCCTCGTCATCGCATAGCCGGTAAGGACCGAAACCTTCGCCCATGTCGGAATTCAGATCGAACTTCACCGCCTCCTCCTATTGAGCCGTTGAACTATCGTCATGCCATCGCCCTCAAAGCGCGCTTGACCATTTGTGACGTTCGCTGGACATCCTCGACATACCGGGCAACGGCCTGCTCAACGGCACGCGCTTCAGCATGCGTCGAGCGCACGAACCGCAGCCGGCTGCCCACGCGCGCCTGGCCGAGCCGCCACAGATCGCATTCGATGACTCCGGCGATTTTCGGATAGCCACCCGCCGTATTGGCGTCACTCATCTGAATGATCGGCTCCCCTTGAGGCGGCACCTGGATCACGCCCGGAACGACGCCATGGGAGCGCATCTCGATCGTCTTCGTGGGCTTGATTGGCTCCCCGGACAGACGATAGCCGGTGCGGTCGCTGCGAGAAGAAATATGCCAGATCTGGCTCCAGAAGGCGTCGCCATCTGAGACAAACAGCTCTTGCTCGCCGGCGGCTATCGCTCGGACCGGCAACGCGCCGTCGATGGGGGCGGGAAAGACATCGCCGAGCGCGACGGCCGGCGCAACGACGGCGATACCGTTGGCCGGCAGCGGGAGTTCATCAAGTGTTGAGCCGATTTCTATCCTGTCCCCATTGATGAGAGGACGCCCGGCATTGCCGCCGAATCCGCCCCGAAGCGCCGTGCTTCGCGAGCCCATGAGAACCGGTACATCAAGCCCTCCCCCGATCGCGATATAAGCGCGCGCCAGCGTCGGCGGCTGCTTCAGTTCGAGAACCTGGCCCGCCTCAGCGACATGCGTGCACCAGGCGAGCAGTTCCCTGCCATCGAGCACCAGTTGGCCGTCGGCGCCTGTTACGGCGAAGACGGTGTGCACGTCGAAGAGCAATTTGAATGGAAAGGTCTGCACCTCTATTGCCGCCGCATCTTCATCGTTGCCAACGAGGATGTTGCCGATCCTGACAGCGAACGGATCCATGGCGCCGCCGGCAGACACACCGATATCGCGATAGCCGGGGCGGCCAAGATCCTGCACCGTATTGAATGGGCCGGTTTCGACGATCTCGATCATAGCTCGATCCTTGCCGGCACGAAGCGCACGGTATCGCCCGGCGCCATCAGGGCCGGTATCGATGAAGCCGGATCGAACATCTGCAGTTGCGCATAGCCTATGGAGTTCCATCCATTCGGTCCGGTCAGCATCGCAACGCCCGTCTGCATTCCGCCAATCGTCACGCAGCCTTTCTC from Rhizobium gallicum bv. gallicum R602sp harbors:
- a CDS encoding pyridoxal phosphate-dependent aminotransferase produces the protein MSMSSIADRLKNVSISASAAMTQRARELAARGIKVVSLSSGEPDFPTPAHAIEAAHAAALSGDTKYPPMDGTPALKAAVSRKFKRDNNLDYNASQIVVSGGGKQVIFNAMLATCNPGDEVVIPTPSWVSYADIVKFAGGIPVAVPCFEQAGFKLRPEDLEAAITPRTKWLILNFPNNPTGAACSRADMAAIAEVMHRHPQVWILTDDIYEFLIYGEFEFCTIADADPSLYDRVLTMNGVSKAYAMTGWRLGYCASGSKELIAAISNVNGQNGGGITTVTQAAAIAALDGPQDLLKERAAIYRERRDFVLGQLAKIEGLRCHKPDGAFYIYPNISGLIGKTTKGGRKIETDVDFVMALVDEHHVATVQGAAYGMSPYFRISYATSMEMLNEGCARIAQFCGDMR
- a CDS encoding 5-oxoprolinase subunit PxpA, translating into MKFDLNSDMGEGFGPYRLCDDEAMMKIVSSANIACGFHGGDPDTMARMVRLAKQNGVGIGAHPGLPDRAGFGRREISFHPDELRQQMLYQLGALSAIAKSEGVTVGHFSFHAAMGNMVNRDPVLADLMMDAISTVDSRLVVFVSPKSEIERAAKRAGLKTLALFLADRAYDGGGKLVARGLPGALVKDEASVRVRVRQFLTDGTVEAIDGTVIAMTARSILVHSDTPGALELARIIRSEMEASGATFAPAAELAS
- a CDS encoding 5-oxoprolinase subunit C family protein, which encodes MIEIVETGPFNTVQDLGRPGYRDIGVSAGGAMDPFAVRIGNILVGNDEDAAAIEVQTFPFKLLFDVHTVFAVTGADGQLVLDGRELLAWCTHVAEAGQVLELKQPPTLARAYIAIGGGLDVPVLMGSRSTALRGGFGGNAGRPLINGDRIEIGSTLDELPLPANGIAVVAPAVALGDVFPAPIDGALPVRAIAAGEQELFVSDGDAFWSQIWHISSRSDRTGYRLSGEPIKPTKTIEMRSHGVVPGVIQVPPQGEPIIQMSDANTAGGYPKIAGVIECDLWRLGQARVGSRLRFVRSTHAEARAVEQAVARYVEDVQRTSQMVKRALRAMA